The following are encoded in a window of Halosolutus halophilus genomic DNA:
- a CDS encoding class I SAM-dependent methyltransferase, translated as MDRRAAVRDTYDRIASHFASTREYAWPEVEDFVEGSIAGGGGVGLDLGCGNCRHAELLAGAGLERVVGLDVSRGLLETGRKRAAERGFDVALCQGDAAALPITDDTVDVAVYVATLHHLPTAAARQRSLDELARVLAPAGRALVSAWSTAHDRFDESEGFDTTIEWTLPGGETVDRFYHIYDPDEFDRDLEESDLEVIERELSSGNCYAVVSAPAH; from the coding sequence ATGGACCGCCGGGCAGCCGTCCGCGACACCTACGATCGGATCGCGAGCCACTTCGCGTCCACGCGAGAGTACGCCTGGCCCGAAGTCGAGGACTTCGTCGAGGGTTCGATCGCCGGCGGCGGTGGCGTCGGACTGGACCTCGGCTGTGGGAACTGTCGGCACGCGGAGTTGTTGGCCGGGGCCGGCCTCGAGCGCGTCGTCGGCCTCGACGTCAGCCGCGGGCTGCTGGAAACGGGGCGCAAACGGGCGGCCGAGCGCGGGTTCGACGTCGCGCTCTGCCAGGGCGACGCCGCCGCGCTCCCGATCACCGACGATACCGTCGACGTCGCCGTCTACGTCGCGACGCTGCATCACCTGCCGACCGCAGCGGCCCGCCAGCGGAGTCTCGACGAACTCGCCCGGGTACTCGCTCCGGCGGGCCGCGCGCTCGTCAGCGCGTGGTCGACCGCCCACGATCGGTTCGACGAATCCGAGGGGTTCGACACCACGATCGAGTGGACTCTCCCCGGCGGCGAGACGGTCGATCGGTTCTACCACATCTACGACCCCGACGAGTTCGATCGCGATCTCGAGGAGAGCGACCTCGAGGTGATCGAGCGGGAGCTTTCGAGCGGGAACTGTTACGCGGTCGTGTCGGCTCCAGCGCACTGA
- a CDS encoding DUF5793 family protein, whose amino-acid sequence MRREHFTLDVSNVDWVETDGEPEKPSVSIDFTGPATELRERLTGPDGDVLDAAETDTALRLQEPLGNDTAGVVSVTNRITGEYVLELNEAAEDVLRFIRAARGYGEDATEDEGRYEVEITLDDEPFVTFDKRMFLVYDDDGNLLRQHSLIPSGVEL is encoded by the coding sequence ATGAGGCGCGAGCACTTCACGTTAGACGTCAGCAATGTCGACTGGGTCGAAACCGATGGCGAACCGGAAAAACCCTCGGTATCGATCGACTTCACTGGCCCGGCGACGGAACTTCGCGAGCGCCTTACTGGTCCCGATGGAGACGTTCTCGACGCCGCCGAGACCGATACGGCTCTCCGCCTGCAGGAACCGCTCGGGAACGACACCGCGGGAGTAGTGAGCGTGACCAACCGGATCACCGGCGAGTACGTACTCGAACTGAACGAGGCTGCCGAGGACGTGCTCAGGTTCATCCGAGCGGCTCGTGGCTACGGCGAAGACGCGACGGAGGACGAGGGTCGGTACGAGGTCGAAATCACGCTGGACGACGAACCGTTCGTCACCTTCGACAAGCGGATGTTTCTCGTCTACGACGACGACGGGAACCTCCTCCGTCAGCACAGTCTCATCCCGAGCGGCGTCGAACTGTAA